The following nucleotide sequence is from Roseofilum casamattae BLCC-M143.
TTGCTGTCTGTTTTGAGCGCGATCGCGAAAGGGATGGAGAACTTTGGTCAAAAAGCTCGATAGTTCGATGCGATCGAGACAGTTGGGTGCATCTTGTTGTTCCAGTCGTTGCAGATCGAGCAAGTCGTTAATTAAGTTAATTTCTCGCTCGCACTCGGTTTCTAAGATTTGCAAATAATGGTAGAGCTTCTTCTCTATCCGAGTCCGACTCGCCGCTGCTTTACTTACATCTCCATCCTCCGACTGCGACCCATAACTCAGGTATTTTTCTAGGGCAATATTTAACATGCGAATGCCCATTTTCATATTCGAGACGGGAGTGCGCAACTCGTGAGACACGGTGCTGAGGAAATCGTCTTTTAGGTTGTTGAGTTTTTCTAGTTCCTGTACTTGAGCTTGAGAGGCTTGAAATAAACGAGCTTGGCGAATGGCGATCGCGCATTGATTGGCGACTTGCTGCACCAGACGAATTTCTAAATTGCTAAACTCGTATTCGGCATAATGCACTAACCATAAATCTCCTAATACCCCTTGGTCGTCAAAAATCGGACAGGCAAGCATGGCCGAGCGTCCTCGTTCTGGATTGGGTAGCAAGGAACAAAATTGAAAGAATTGTCCTCTGAGGAGTTGTTGATAGAGTTCGGGAAATTTGGCCAGTTTCGCGACTCGACCTTGAATGGCAGGAATCGCAGCAGCATACTCGGAACAAATCGTTGAGGTGCCTTTCTCGAGATCGTACAACGAGGCATTGCATCCTTTAATTCCCAAAATCTCCGTTAACTCTCGCACTGCTGTTTGCCAAATTTGCGTCTCGTCGAGAGAGTCGCGGACTTTATCGGTAATCCGCTTGAGCATGGCTTCAAACTCTAAGGCTTGTTGCAGTTGAGTCGTTCTCTCCTGCACTAAAGATTCGAGTTCTGGCGCGGCCTTGTATGATGGCAAGGGGGAAGGATGGGAGTTATGAAGGGTAAGAATGCTCATGCTTGTCGTTGGTTGCAAGTCGTTGGGGCAAGATGGGGAGAAGCATTGCTGTTATCTGCTTCTTTGTTCGTCCGGGTATTCACAATTATAAGGAATAGAAGGCTGAGTCCCCACAGTCTTCAGAATGAAAACGGGTGGGCGATCGCTATACCCGAGACTTAAAAATTTTTAATCAAAGTGATAACAAATTTTAATCAATAGATTGGTAATGCTTGCGGTTTGAGGGTAACGATCGCCGATCTAAAGTAACTAGCACCTCTGGGTGAATCGCCCTCTATCAAAGTCATAGCAGGGTTC
It contains:
- a CDS encoding GAF domain-containing sensor histidine kinase, coding for MPSYKAAPELESLVQERTTQLQQALEFEAMLKRITDKVRDSLDETQIWQTAVRELTEILGIKGCNASLYDLEKGTSTICSEYAAAIPAIQGRVAKLAKFPELYQQLLRGQFFQFCSLLPNPERGRSAMLACPIFDDQGVLGDLWLVHYAEYEFSNLEIRLVQQVANQCAIAIRQARLFQASQAQVQELEKLNNLKDDFLSTVSHELRTPVSNMKMGIRMLNIALEKYLSYGSQSEDGDVSKAAASRTRIEKKLYHYLQILETECEREINLINDLLDLQRLEQQDAPNCLDRIELSSFLTKVLHPFRDRAQNRQQDLSCEIAPDIPTFFSEVFSLERIVAELLNNACKYTPPGESIQLKAWLEESPELLSPTTGEPITPRPKLFVEVKNTGVHISQAELERIFEKFYRIPSADPWKQGGTGLGLALVKKLSERLGGKIEVTTGENYASFTLVVAIQVV